One window of Nostoc sp. C052 genomic DNA carries:
- a CDS encoding AAA family ATPase codes for MTSLLQRLSAERNRRFVGREREVELFLDAIASRELPFHILHVFGPGGVGKTTLMQQFLRFCERSKISTIYVEGRNIEAAPESFISTLHSLMALNESDSPLDVLAQREERNVILIDTYEAITQLDEWLREVFLPHLSVNTLIVIAGRNPLSSGWCSDPGWQALMHTLPLRNLTPEESQTYLTTRDIPTTQHQAILDFTHGHPLALSLVAEVFAQGKEISFQAESAPNVVKTLLSRFIKEVPTPQHRIALEACAVIRLTTEAALNQILAVPQNTLASEAHSLGEILDVHDLFEWLRGLSFIESGQLGLFPHDLAREVLIADLRWRNSEFYTELHHRARQYYTKRLGQTQGQEKHRVLLDYIFLHRDNSAIRSCFTWGEQSSLLTDSLRETDKTALLGMVAEYEGEESAKIADHWLKRQPENVVVFRDLHSEPAGFAMMVALHTATVEDLSADPGALASWQYLQTHAPLRPSEGATIFRFWMARDTYQAVSLTQSLIFINFVQYFQNTPGLAYTFLPCAQADSWTAMLNYFDLTRLSETDFTVGGRHYGVYGHDWRIVSPAAWKEILARKEVTTAGESVDNTPVGEPLLVLSQPEFVEAVQNALRNFSCPDVLQNNPLVRSRSVYEVLSQSVSEQVATKASMSESPKETQLSDEKPHFVHRRDAWGGQSQRVEVLQNLVKQAVESLQSSPRDEKLYRAVYRTYLNPAATQEQAAELLDLPFSTYRRHLKAGMTRVTDILWQREIS; via the coding sequence ATGACATCTCTATTACAGCGACTAAGTGCAGAACGAAACCGCAGATTTGTAGGACGTGAGCGGGAAGTGGAGCTATTTCTTGATGCGATCGCATCAAGAGAATTACCTTTTCACATTTTGCACGTCTTTGGCCCTGGCGGTGTGGGCAAGACAACCCTGATGCAGCAGTTTTTACGGTTTTGTGAACGGTCAAAAATCTCAACTATCTACGTAGAAGGACGTAATATAGAAGCCGCGCCAGAATCTTTTATTAGCACGTTGCATTCGTTGATGGCATTGAATGAATCAGATTCGCCTCTGGATGTGCTAGCGCAAAGAGAAGAACGTAATGTAATTTTAATTGATACTTATGAAGCTATTACCCAGTTAGATGAATGGCTGCGGGAAGTATTCTTACCCCATTTGTCTGTTAATACCTTAATTGTGATTGCTGGACGCAATCCTCTCTCATCTGGTTGGTGTAGCGATCCAGGTTGGCAAGCTTTAATGCACACGTTGCCCCTACGCAACCTGACCCCAGAAGAAAGTCAAACTTATCTGACCACACGAGATATTCCCACCACACAACACCAGGCGATTCTAGATTTTACCCACGGACATCCTCTAGCATTATCTTTGGTTGCTGAGGTATTTGCTCAGGGAAAAGAAATCTCTTTTCAAGCAGAATCTGCTCCCAATGTTGTTAAAACACTGTTGTCAAGATTCATCAAAGAAGTACCAACGCCCCAACACCGTATAGCTTTAGAAGCTTGTGCGGTGATCCGGCTGACTACTGAAGCCGCACTAAATCAAATATTGGCTGTGCCTCAAAATACTTTAGCTAGTGAGGCTCACTCTTTAGGGGAAATACTTGATGTTCACGATTTATTTGAGTGGTTGCGCGGACTGTCGTTTATCGAATCGGGGCAATTGGGTTTATTTCCCCACGATTTAGCACGCGAAGTTTTAATTGCTGACTTGCGTTGGCGTAATTCGGAATTTTACACGGAATTACACCACCGAGCGCGTCAATATTATACTAAACGACTAGGACAAACCCAAGGGCAAGAAAAGCATCGAGTGCTACTTGATTATATTTTTTTGCATCGGGATAACTCGGCGATTCGATCCTGTTTCACCTGGGGTGAGCAAAGTAGTTTATTGACAGACTCACTGCGAGAAACTGACAAAACCGCACTGCTGGGGATGGTAGCAGAATACGAAGGCGAAGAATCAGCAAAAATAGCAGATCACTGGTTGAAGCGCCAACCGGAGAATGTAGTAGTATTTCGTGACTTGCACTCCGAACCTGCGGGATTTGCAATGATGGTGGCATTGCACACAGCAACTGTTGAAGATTTGAGTGCAGATCCGGGCGCTCTTGCGTCTTGGCAATATCTCCAAACCCATGCACCATTACGCCCTAGCGAAGGTGCAACTATTTTCCGCTTCTGGATGGCGCGGGACACCTATCAAGCTGTTTCCCTCACCCAAAGTCTAATTTTCATTAATTTTGTGCAGTATTTTCAGAACACACCGGGGTTAGCATACACCTTTCTACCTTGTGCCCAAGCAGATAGTTGGACAGCAATGTTGAACTACTTCGACTTAACACGACTTTCTGAAACCGATTTTACAGTTGGGGGAAGACACTATGGAGTTTATGGGCATGACTGGCGAATTGTATCACCTGCGGCATGGAAGGAAATTTTAGCCCGAAAAGAGGTTACAACTGCCGGAGAATCTGTAGATAATACTCCAGTCGGTGAACCTCTGTTAGTTCTTAGTCAGCCAGAATTTGTGGAGGCGGTGCAGAATGCGTTACGTAACTTTAGTTGTCCTGATGTATTACAGAATAATCCATTAGTGCGATCGCGGAGCGTGTACGAAGTACTCTCGCAAAGCGTGTCAGAACAAGTTGCCACAAAAGCAAGTATGAGCGAGAGTCCAAAGGAAACGCAACTCTCCGACGAGAAGCCGCACTTTGTCCACCGACGCGATGCCTGGGGTGGACAAAGCCAACGCGTTGAAGTTTTACAAAATCTGGTGAAACAAGCAGTTGAATCCTTGCAATCATCCCCGCGTGATGAAAAACTCTACCGCGCTGTTTATCGAACTTATTTAAATCCCGCCGCCACGCAAGAACAAGCAGCTGAATTACTAGATTTGCCTTTCAGTACGTATCGCCGTCATCTAAAAGCTGGGATGACAAGAGTTACAGATATTTTATGGCAAAGAGAAATTAGCTAA
- a CDS encoding NblA/ycf18 family protein, whose product MNQPIELSLEQEFSLRTFSDQVQQMSREQAQEFLQMLYKQMMIRETTYQELLKHQWEVGSGSILG is encoded by the coding sequence ATGAACCAACCCATCGAATTATCTTTAGAACAAGAATTTAGCCTTAGAACTTTTTCAGATCAAGTGCAGCAGATGTCCCGTGAACAAGCTCAAGAATTTTTGCAGATGCTGTATAAGCAGATGATGATAAGGGAAACGACTTATCAAGAATTGCTCAAACATCAGTGGGAAGTTGGTTCAGGTTCAATCTTGGGTTAA
- a CDS encoding DUF4440 domain-containing protein — MESNLVTDPKILNVLNELIQREPIFHRPELGTTRADFEQMTESTFWEVGASGRRYSRQYVLDEVEKRYASPEEDTWQTCDFHCLEIAAENYLVTYTLIQGTRITRRSTILRQTPQGWKIVYHQGTVVENDVGVRLEFW, encoded by the coding sequence ATGGAATCTAATTTAGTCACAGATCCAAAGATACTAAATGTTTTGAACGAACTTATACAACGGGAACCGATTTTTCATCGTCCAGAGTTGGGGACGACACGTGCCGACTTTGAGCAGATGACGGAAAGTACATTTTGGGAAGTGGGTGCTTCGGGTCGGCGTTATAGTCGGCAGTATGTGTTGGATGAGGTGGAGAAGCGTTATGCCAGCCCAGAGGAAGACACATGGCAGACTTGCGACTTTCATTGCCTTGAGATTGCCGCCGAAAACTATCTTGTAACCTATACCCTAATTCAGGGTACTCGCATTACCCGACGCTCAACGATCTTGCGACAGACACCGCAGGGTTGGAAGATTGTGTATCACCAAGGAACCGTGGTAGAAAATGACGTTGGTGTGCGACTAGAATTTTGGTGA
- a CDS encoding EF-hand domain-containing protein, with protein sequence MTTEQELQSLFNTLDSDQDGKISINDLFLSPGLSAIISSETNSTSPQELLVNYDSDKDGSITFEELKEAVEKANNLN encoded by the coding sequence ATGACAACCGAGCAAGAGCTTCAATCTCTTTTTAATACCTTAGATAGCGATCAAGACGGCAAAATCTCCATTAATGATCTTTTTTTAAGTCCTGGCTTAAGTGCAATCATCTCATCAGAAACAAATAGCACTAGTCCCCAGGAATTGCTAGTAAATTATGATTCTGACAAAGACGGTAGTATTACCTTTGAAGAGTTAAAGGAAGCAGTTGAAAAAGCAAATAATTTAAACTAG
- a CDS encoding DUF4331 domain-containing protein, giving the protein MRINARSITSFIATEGRLLIEKAVQNMVFLSIKRSLYWTKATRFFRPIVAFVAILLVVLIYATPKALASDHQDTTFLATKLTAADLTDLFVFESPTDSKNVVLVMDFDPLIVSGEKRPFDPNVLYQFKIDNTGDSIEDVVLQFNINGKGSHQTVTVRGPCRPTTVGTESALLPVSWTGQLNQTFAAYNGMKFFVGTRKDPFFFDLEQFFKIIPDRNYSLQPNPSPSFQVLSFRPPGQAKDTLAPFNVHSIIVELPRKLLGKGKIGAWMTTSVKTPRLRNGHFAQIERLAVPALNELFMDFKAHNNSNLQTPTKDASNQSQFIQAFVKAIGRPQGIADAVISVAIPDVIQADLSKPSGSYFGTQLGKNFGGRRPKDDVIDVTASVVFGNAVTGISTGIIPGLTSDNVGPNNANFLPTFPYLGNPL; this is encoded by the coding sequence ATGAGAATAAATGCTCGGAGTATCACCTCTTTTATAGCAACTGAAGGCAGGTTACTCATAGAGAAAGCAGTCCAAAATATGGTATTTCTTTCCATCAAGCGATCGCTATATTGGACTAAAGCTACTCGTTTTTTTCGTCCCATAGTGGCATTTGTCGCTATTTTGCTCGTAGTCCTAATCTATGCAACCCCTAAAGCTTTGGCTTCAGACCACCAAGACACAACTTTTCTAGCCACTAAGCTGACTGCTGCGGATCTCACAGATTTGTTTGTGTTTGAGAGTCCCACAGACTCCAAAAATGTTGTCTTAGTAATGGATTTCGACCCTCTGATCGTTTCTGGTGAAAAAAGACCATTCGATCCAAATGTTCTTTATCAGTTCAAGATTGATAACACTGGCGACAGTATTGAAGATGTCGTACTCCAATTCAATATAAATGGTAAAGGCTCACACCAAACTGTCACAGTGCGGGGCCCATGTCGTCCAACCACAGTAGGAACAGAGTCAGCTTTACTCCCAGTGAGTTGGACAGGGCAACTCAACCAAACATTCGCCGCATATAACGGCATGAAGTTCTTTGTTGGGACACGCAAAGACCCGTTCTTTTTCGATTTGGAACAGTTCTTTAAAATCATCCCGGATCGGAACTATAGCCTTCAGCCTAATCCCAGTCCTTCCTTCCAAGTTCTTTCCTTTAGACCACCTGGACAAGCAAAAGACACCCTAGCCCCATTCAATGTCCACTCAATTATTGTCGAGCTACCCAGGAAACTGCTTGGTAAAGGCAAGATTGGTGCTTGGATGACAACTAGTGTTAAAACTCCTAGACTCAGAAATGGGCATTTTGCTCAGATTGAGCGGTTAGCAGTTCCAGCCCTGAATGAACTTTTTATGGACTTTAAAGCTCATAATAATAGTAATCTTCAGACACCAACTAAAGACGCTAGCAATCAATCCCAATTCATTCAAGCCTTTGTGAAAGCGATCGGTAGACCTCAAGGTATAGCCGATGCAGTGATCTCAGTAGCGATTCCTGATGTTATCCAAGCTGACCTTTCTAAACCTAGCGGTAGTTATTTTGGGACTCAGTTAGGCAAAAATTTTGGTGGTAGAAGACCAAAAGATGACGTAATTGATGTAACTGCATCTGTTGTCTTTGGTAATGCAGTTACAGGCATTTCTACTGGTATTATTCCGGGGCTGACTAGCGATAATGTTGGGCCTAATAATGCCAACTTTCTTCCTACCTTCCCTTATTTAGGCAATCCTTTGTAA
- a CDS encoding DUF4351 domain-containing protein, with translation MTRFVHDEFAKDYLEELLKPYGEVKSSSKISGEIKEIDVLFTPSVQQNSNLELLGLLGRFTEFPAILEPFRNAASDDEICDCIQKLLEVKALLRRDAKANKIKLQESDIPKLWVLTPTASPALLSSFNVNQKSGWLPGVYFLGDALRTAVVAIHKLPQTPETLWLRILGRGSVQSQAIVELSALPLNHPYKQATLELVYNLRENLRINQNLESDDRELIMRLEPLYQQDRERAKLEGKEEGKQEGKEEGKQEGQQDLIIRQLNRRFGEEIDASLIERIRGLSIEQLQGLGETLLDFSVVADLEAWLNQQAG, from the coding sequence ATGACTCGATTTGTACATGACGAATTTGCCAAAGATTACCTTGAAGAACTGTTAAAACCTTATGGGGAAGTAAAGTCATCATCAAAAATATCAGGAGAGATCAAAGAAATTGATGTATTATTTACTCCTTCAGTACAGCAGAACTCTAATTTAGAATTGTTAGGGTTACTTGGAAGATTTACAGAGTTTCCAGCAATATTAGAGCCATTTCGCAATGCCGCTTCTGATGATGAAATTTGTGATTGTATTCAAAAATTACTAGAAGTAAAAGCTCTCCTGCGACGAGACGCTAAAGCGAATAAAATCAAACTCCAAGAGTCAGATATTCCGAAACTATGGGTTCTAACTCCAACTGCATCCCCAGCATTACTATCAAGCTTTAATGTTAATCAGAAATCGGGGTGGTTGCCAGGAGTATACTTTTTAGGTGATGCGCTACGGACAGCAGTTGTAGCCATACATAAACTACCACAAACACCGGAAACCTTGTGGTTGAGAATTCTTGGCAGGGGGAGTGTACAGTCACAGGCAATTGTGGAATTATCGGCGTTACCATTGAATCATCCATACAAGCAAGCGACGCTAGAGTTAGTTTATAACTTGCGCGAGAATTTGAGAATCAATCAAAATTTAGAATCAGATGATCGGGAGTTGATTATGAGATTAGAACCACTTTATCAGCAAGACCGTGAAAGAGCAAAACTTGAAGGAAAAGAAGAAGGGAAACAAGAAGGAAAAGAAGAAGGGAAACAAGAAGGACAACAGGATTTAATTATACGTCAACTAAATCGTCGTTTTGGTGAAGAAATTGATGCATCGTTGATTGAGCGAATTCGAGGATTATCTATAGAGCAATTGCAGGGGTTAGGAGAGACATTATTAGATTTTTCTGTAGTGGCAGATTTAGAAGCTTGGTTAAACCAGCAAGCTGGATAA
- a CDS encoding lipopolysaccharide assembly protein LapB → MYLRILWVLVLTSLLVLLRPCDTEALSLGYTNSNLGAYSSAVQLLTVNSREILPGKQSDLVFPDYLQRSHIISVYEEKVAQSPDSSIFLRLLADQYLRRFREIADIDDVLRAEQAARRSLALQPRHNQVSSMLLASALLSQHQFREALNVLNNSSLDNPNIVSLLASIQMELGDYEATHQLLQNLAQEESNSGHNAVLARYLELTGNLASARQLLDEAMQEMDSFYTTSAETRAWFHVRTGDLAFAVGDFALSEQRYREAFDLFPRHIAAFTGLARLYAAQHRWQDVLNIANQGIELMPLVETLGYKADAQVALGDREGAAETEDLIGVVAYLSKVKGIYDRAMAVYYTEHGIHLPEALQIARSEVAVRDDVYAEDTLAWAAAANGQWQEAQKAAQRATRFGTEDALLQFHAGMIAFHLGNREEAIKRLTQAVSLNPQFHHKYADEARQVLANLVPSVSFPTPNAIGSSL, encoded by the coding sequence ATGTATCTACGAATACTATGGGTGTTAGTGCTGACTAGCCTACTGGTTTTACTAAGACCCTGTGATACAGAAGCGCTAAGTTTAGGCTACACCAATAGTAATTTAGGCGCATATTCCTCTGCTGTGCAACTGCTGACTGTTAATTCCAGGGAGATATTACCAGGAAAACAGTCAGATTTAGTCTTCCCCGATTATTTACAGCGATCGCATATTATCAGCGTCTATGAGGAGAAAGTTGCCCAATCTCCCGATTCCTCAATATTTTTACGTCTGTTAGCCGATCAATATTTGAGGCGCTTTCGAGAAATTGCAGATATAGACGATGTGTTACGAGCAGAACAAGCGGCACGTAGATCCCTGGCACTACAGCCGCGCCATAATCAGGTTTCTTCCATGCTCCTAGCATCAGCTTTACTATCTCAACATCAGTTTCGAGAAGCTTTAAATGTGTTAAATAATTCATCTCTTGATAATCCCAATATTGTCTCGCTCTTGGCATCGATTCAGATGGAGTTGGGTGATTATGAAGCAACTCATCAACTATTGCAGAACCTTGCACAGGAAGAATCGAACTCTGGTCATAACGCGGTTTTAGCTCGTTACTTAGAGTTAACTGGCAATCTAGCCTCTGCACGGCAACTGCTAGATGAGGCTATGCAGGAGATGGATTCTTTTTATACAACAAGTGCCGAAACTCGTGCTTGGTTTCATGTGCGGACTGGGGATCTGGCTTTTGCAGTCGGCGATTTTGCCCTCTCTGAGCAGCGATATCGGGAAGCTTTTGACCTCTTTCCACGGCATATAGCTGCATTTACAGGACTAGCCCGCCTCTATGCGGCACAGCATCGCTGGCAGGATGTTCTAAATATCGCCAACCAGGGTATAGAACTGATGCCATTGGTAGAAACGCTGGGGTATAAGGCTGATGCTCAAGTAGCTCTGGGAGATCGGGAAGGCGCAGCTGAAACTGAAGATTTAATTGGGGTAGTCGCTTACTTGAGCAAGGTTAAAGGAATCTACGATCGCGCAATGGCTGTCTACTACACTGAACATGGAATCCACTTACCAGAGGCACTACAAATTGCCCGTAGTGAAGTAGCAGTGCGAGACGATGTATATGCAGAGGATACTTTAGCTTGGGCAGCTGCGGCTAATGGGCAATGGCAAGAAGCGCAAAAGGCAGCACAACGGGCAACTCGCTTTGGGACAGAAGATGCTTTGCTGCAATTTCATGCTGGCATGATTGCGTTTCACTTAGGTAATCGTGAGGAAGCAATAAAGCGATTAACTCAAGCTGTTAGCCTCAATCCTCAATTTCATCACAAGTATGCTGATGAAGCTCGTCAAGTCTTGGCTAACTTAGTACCCTCTGTTTCTTTTCCCACTCCTAACGCTATAGGGAGTTCTTTATGA
- a CDS encoding nickel/cobalt transporter encodes MKKLLHYFAWNTAIIAICLFWMPKADAHPLDNFTINHYAGVQVATDGVGIDYVLDMAEIPAFQEINHLDTNRDRKAEPIETVQYPNQKCQEVNSHLGLLIDKQPLPLSLIESTVEFPPGVGGLSTLRLSCNFQGTRELVGANQLIEFEDQFYPQRLGWREMTVAANGVTIQGDFTSLSITNRLRDYPTELLSSPLDQRRISFKLNPSLTSSEQAPPPEVKSSSRLDNALTGRSNDIFTSLITQENHNFLTILIALAIAFLWGGLHALSPGHGKTIVGAYLVGSRSNAKHALFLGLTVTVTHTASIFLLGLVTLGTSQFVLTEQLYPWLSVISGLLVIGIGLNLFISRLQGHSHDHEHENHQHSHDHHHHHHHHEHSHLPSHGDVSSMKWSSLLALGISGGLLPCPSALVVLLSAIAMGRVGFGLALVSAFSLGLAAVLTGIGLMLVYAKNRFEHLPLQIPRIKMLPVASALCITLIGLGITSQALLAHPWN; translated from the coding sequence ATGAAAAAGCTGCTACATTACTTCGCTTGGAATACTGCAATTATCGCAATATGTTTATTTTGGATGCCAAAAGCGGATGCCCATCCTTTAGATAATTTTACCATCAATCACTACGCAGGAGTGCAGGTAGCAACCGATGGGGTGGGGATTGATTATGTTCTAGACATGGCAGAGATTCCGGCTTTTCAGGAAATTAATCACTTAGATACTAATCGCGATCGCAAAGCTGAACCTATAGAGACGGTTCAATACCCTAACCAAAAATGCCAGGAAGTCAACTCACATCTGGGACTGTTGATCGATAAACAGCCTTTACCACTGTCTTTGATCGAATCAACAGTGGAATTTCCTCCAGGTGTCGGAGGATTATCTACACTGCGGCTGAGTTGTAACTTTCAGGGAACAAGGGAGTTAGTTGGCGCGAATCAGTTAATCGAGTTTGAAGATCAGTTTTATCCACAGCGCTTGGGCTGGCGTGAGATGACTGTGGCTGCAAATGGCGTGACCATTCAAGGTGATTTCACCTCTTTGAGTATCACCAACCGCTTGAGAGATTACCCCACTGAATTACTCAGCAGTCCTCTCGACCAGCGTCGGATTTCTTTTAAACTCAATCCGTCTCTGACATCGAGCGAACAAGCGCCTCCACCGGAAGTTAAATCATCAAGCCGTTTAGATAATGCTTTGACAGGAAGAAGCAACGATATCTTCACTAGCCTAATTACCCAGGAAAATCATAATTTCCTGACTATCTTAATAGCTCTAGCGATCGCCTTTTTATGGGGTGGTTTACACGCCCTGTCCCCTGGTCATGGGAAAACGATAGTCGGTGCTTATCTAGTGGGTTCCCGTAGTAATGCCAAACACGCTCTATTCCTGGGGTTGACTGTGACGGTTACTCATACAGCTAGCATATTTCTTTTAGGGCTGGTAACACTTGGCACGTCTCAGTTTGTGCTGACTGAACAATTATACCCTTGGCTAAGTGTAATCTCTGGTCTGCTAGTAATTGGAATTGGTTTAAATTTGTTCATCAGTCGATTACAAGGTCATTCACACGACCATGAGCATGAAAACCATCAACACAGCCACGACCACCATCATCACCATCATCACCACGAGCATTCGCATCTACCGTCTCACGGTGATGTAAGTTCCATGAAGTGGTCTAGCCTACTAGCGCTGGGAATATCGGGCGGCTTGTTACCTTGTCCTTCAGCCTTAGTAGTGTTGCTGAGTGCGATCGCAATGGGACGAGTTGGCTTTGGACTAGCGCTAGTGTCTGCCTTTAGCTTAGGTCTAGCAGCAGTACTAACTGGAATCGGCTTAATGCTAGTCTACGCCAAAAATCGGTTTGAGCATTTGCCACTCCAGATCCCCAGGATCAAGATGTTACCCGTAGCAAGTGCCTTATGTATTACCCTAATTGGCTTAGGTATTACTTCACAGGCTTTGCTTGCTCATCCCTGGAACTAG